In Gambusia affinis linkage group LG20, SWU_Gaff_1.0, whole genome shotgun sequence, the genomic window TGTTGTTGCAACTCCAACAGCGGGACGATCAGTCTTGCATTCCGGTTGCCCCGGTTACTTTGATGCAGAGGAATGAGTGGCGTCCCTCACTTCCTTTTGCTGTCCAGGATGCCCCTCCAGTCATCCGACCAAGACAGGAGCCGTCTCTGGGAGGGACTGATGGACAGATGCTGGTTGTGGCAGGCGGTGAACAGGATGTGTTCCCAAGTTGGTGTGGGCTCCACACCTGATCAAGACATGAAACATTATATAACCCATCACCTGTGTTTAACTAGGAGGATCATCCAGAAGGTTGTTTCAGAGCAACTGCAGTCAAAGATGAGCAAGGCACACGGATACACATATGAAATGTGTGTTGCAACCACTAATTCAAATGGGTTTCACTGGGATTTAATACAACAGACCAAGTTAAAATATCCTGGCTAAAACTAGTCCTTTGTTCTATGGTTTGTTCCATACAGGTGGTCTGGACCCTTGGCTATTGACAAATGATTGCTCCCTGAACGTGTacactctgttgaagttttaaatttttcccaATCACTAACGTTTGTCTGTAATGTATGAGATGCTCCAGTTCGACTCTATGCAGCTGACCGGAAATTGCGCCTACTGTAAACGACTGTCCTCtgctgcaaagagagaagtgccgaGTCAAACGaggattttaatttgatttgattttaattcagtatttggaagCGTGTCCAATGCGGATTGAAGGGCTTGTTTACTGCTTTTGCTGTCATTGCAAAAACTCAAGTTGGACTATAATTCTAAAGCAGTGCAGAAAATCGACTTTGTAGTCCACaacttttccttctgttcaCAGATTGGACCGGCTGATATTCCTACCAAAGAAACCCATTTCAATGGGGGGATGATcaaccagaaaactgcaattgatGCACCACTACTGATTACATTCGCAAGGCTATGTATCACTGCAAATGTATTGGAAATAATGTCTAAAAAGTAATTTCCCCTTAAACCTAATAAGTTGCGTCACCTCTTGGTGGCAACAACTGTCATCAAGAGTTCGTGAGAGTCTTCTCAGACTTAGACTAGGTTACTCAcactatgtatttatttttcaagccTTTCAGGGATGGATTTTCTGCTGTGCTTTGGATCACTGTTATGCTGCTTAACTCAACTGCACTAAAGGTGCGACCCCTAAGGGCTGGACGTTCTTGAATGCTGATTAACCAGGCCTATGTGTGGCTGGTACGTAAATAGAGACTGACTGGCACTATTTATCTCCAGAGAAATTTTATACATCAGAGTTAAAGTCAGAGAGGGctgatatctttttttttttattatcctgACCAGCTTTTTGGTCAGGCTGTTTCCCCTTAGTAAATAAGATCCTTTAcaaatttgctttttgtttttgctcaggcTGACATTAAGTATACTTTTTCAAAGCATTGCTCAGTCCAAGAGCTActaaatgtcacaaaataaacaatgcaaGTCCATAAAGCCCACCTTGAATGTCAGGCTTGTCGTCTATGAGGAGGTCACCGGCAACTAGGGTTTTATCTCTGGTCAGGATGACCTGCTCCAGAAAGTCGCAGCCTAAATGCTTCTCCACCCAGGCGTactggaaaaacacacatgcacaggcaCAAACACAATCAAGGTGTcagatgttagaaaaaaatccctttaatGATTATCAAAGCAGAAGATTCCATGCTATTAATCAACAGAAGGCTCACCTTTTCATATGGGCAGTGTTTGTAATGTTTAATGGGGCTGGTGCAAATAAAGACATCTgtgctgcagagagagaaagaaacaacaagAGCTCAGTGGAAACGCATGGCGATTCATTTACCATTCCAGCTGCATATGCCACCCACACAGCCTCGGTATTATGCTGGAAACAGGTGGCAACAGTTCACATGAAGAGCTCAAACACATCCAGAGTGATCACTTTTGATAGAAATGTTCAATATGTAATGGCTATCTGAGGTAGGGTTCAGAGGAGCTTGTCCCAAAGTGGTTCAGGAGAAGAAAATGTCTCCTGAGTGCATTTGTCTAAAATCACCATCATTGATGAAGAGGGTGTCACAAACCTTGCTGTATCACTCTCCACTGAGGCAGAGtttgctcagattttttttagtaatgcGATTGATGACGAAAAGAGAGACAAAGATGACAGAGTTCTGtccaagaaaaacatcaatGCCAGACTTATAATCTGCAGGTAGTACAAGGATGGACACTTTAATGTCACcaagttattttattggttgtttgGGAGATCTGTACAACTATTTGTGTGTAGCAAAGAAGTACTCCCTCAATGAGGTAACAGTACCTGTACTTTCTCCCTAACGACATTGCCATTGGCTTGAAAAAGTTATCCTGATATAGCAAATTGATTAACTTGTTTTTACTGTTAATCAATAGTAAGAAATCTAACATTTCTAAGTAGAAATGTTAGATTCAATTCTACTTACTAAATGTACAATTTGGCCTGTTTACCTGTTGACAATAGAAACCCAGATCTAAGATGTCTCCCACTGTCTCATCATGTACACAAGTGCAAAAATTTATTCaggggagagggaaaaaaataaacatctcaCCAACAAATGTCTGTAGGAACGCCTAGCTGTGAGGCTACACTGAAGCTAACTtagttttggaaattttctctGTTAGTTTCAACCTCAAAGGCACATGACAATGCTGTTTACATGTGAAGGAATCTTTATCCAACCACTAGCAGGTGTgcttataaaacaaaaaacagaatcaacTGAGTAACGACTAATTTGACTTGTAAGATTATCCTCTATGCTGACGATGTATTGCTCTATTTCCAAAATGatcaatctttttctttttgagacaATTCCACTTTGAGGGTTTTActgcttttggttttcttttatatcTGTCCTGGTGATtctgttttaattgattttgaGATTTGAACAAAGACCATAACACATAAGAGAGAAAATGCACAGGGGGGTTCCTAAAAAGAAGTAAGAGtatttagtaaaacaaaaacgaaTCAGTTGAAGGAATTACTTAATTTATGTATCAAAGTAAATGCTTCGACTTCATCAGATTTAATaaactccaaaaacaaaaagtacattGATGTGCATCCTGTTGGTTGGTAGTGTTTTGGGGGGAGGTTTTATActctttatttaacatttttcattacaaagagtcatacaacacacacagaacatGGGGCACCGATACAtgatagaaatatatatatatatatattacaagaTGTTACACCTAGTTATGCTTCCTTGCTCTTGTTTGTCAGCCATTTAGACCACCGTTTGTTGTAAGAATgtcctttaatatttaaaagtgttgGTTGGTAGTTTTGATGGAAGTGGgagacaaataaaagaaattcagcATTTGAGGCAATTTTCAATCAAACCAGTCAAAGGCAAATTCACGGATGAACTGGTGTAAACAAGTTTTTATCCATCTTATTATTCTGACAAGTATTCTGGTTGTTCTTACTCATCCATCCTGGCCATCTCCTTCACCGCCTCCACTCCTCCAGGCAGAGGGTCCAAGTCCATGAAGAAGCCTTTGGACTCCCAGATACTGATGGCTTTTTCCTGGAAACAGAGGGAGCGCAGTTAGTTTACACTGGGTGGAGTGCTGGATCACATGTGTTTGCATTAGTATCAGTGTACTTGTACTGTAACAACAAGAAGGAACAAAGGTCGAGTTTGTTATCTACACGCTGTGGAAAGGTCTTAGCCCATCCAAAACATGGGGCAGACGTTTGCATTCTTACTGCTGGCTTTCACAAGAtgcaac contains:
- the LOC122823749 gene encoding 5'(3')-deoxyribonucleotidase, mitochondrial-like; the encoded protein is MLLCTTATRLLGRGKTLLPDPFKRIAMNMSSSSAAGKRLRVLVDMDGVLADFEGGFLKKYRARYPDDPFITLDDRRGFWVSLQYGQLRSDLSEKAISIWESKGFFMDLDPLPGGVEAVKEMARMDDTDVFICTSPIKHYKHCPYEKYAWVEKHLGCDFLEQVILTRDKTLVAGDLLIDDKPDIQGVEPTPTWEHILFTACHNQHLSISPSQRRLLSWSDDWRGILDSKRK